From the Propionispora hippei DSM 15287 genome, the window GAACAGGACCGGCTTGATCCGGCCGGTAAAGGCATTAACGTGGCCAAGGTATTGAAGGCATTGGGCCATGAGGTGACAGTAACAGGGTTTTTAGGCAAAAACAATCTGATCCATTTTGAGAAGTGTTTTGCCGTCAACGATATCACCGACCGTTTCATCAAAGTGGAAGGATCCACACGGGTCAATATGAAGGTAGTGGACGGTTCCAACGGCGAAGTGACGGAAATCAACTTCAGCGGTGTCACCTGCCGGCCGGAAGACCTGGCTGCGTTAGAGCAGGAGATAGCAGTGCTGGCCGGACAGCAGGGAGTATTTGTTTTTGCCGGCAGTTTGCCCCAGGGCGTACCGGCGGATATTTACGGAAAGTATATAACCAAACTCCGGCAAGCCGGCTGCAGGGTCTTTTTGGATACCAGCGGCCAGGCTATGGAGGAAGGCATTAAAGCCAAGCCCTATGCCATAAAACCGAACATTCATGAACTGAGCCAAATGGCCGGAAGGTCGCTCGACAGCAAGGAAGCCCTTCGACAGGTAATCGACGAGCTGTTGGCCGGCGGTATTGAGCAAGTGACGGTATCCTTGGGGTCAAAAGGCGCCATGATCGCCAGCCGGGAAGGCATGTGGCTGGCCGAACCGCCCCAGGTGGAAGTCAAGAGTACAGTGGGGGCCGGTGATTCAATGGTAGCCGGTCTGGTCAGCGGCGAGGTGCGCAGCTTACCTTTGCCGGACCGTATCCGGCTGGCAACCGCCACGGCGGTAGCCGCGGTGATGCAGCCGGGAACGCAGGCCTGTTCAATGACCGATGTGGAAAAGGTTATGGCGGCGGTAAAAGTTACGCGCCAATAAAGCGCAGATTAGTATATTTGATGAAAAGAGCAAGGAGGTATTAACTTATGAAAATTACGGAATTATTGTTACCGGAATGTATCGTGCTAGGCCTGGAGGCAGCCAGCAAGGAGGATGTGTGGCAGGCGCTGGCCGGCAAGCTGGCGGCGGCCGGAGCGGTTACCGATGTAAAACAGTATCTGGCCGATATTGCCACCCGGGAAAGCCACGGTACTACCGGTGTTGGCTTTGGCGTAGCTATTCCCCACGCTAAATCGGCGGCGGTCGCCAAACCGGCACTGGCCATGGCCCGGTTGACCGACGGGGTGGATGTAGCCTCACTGGACGGCTCAAAAGCCGATTTGTTTTTCCTGATCGCCTCACCGGTTAGCGGCGGCGACTTGCACCTGCAGGCTCTGTCCCGGCTGGCCCGGATGCTGATGCACGATTCATTCCTGTCTTCGCTGCGGGCGGCGAAAGATTCGGCCGACGTACTGGCGGTCATCAGTGAACGGGAAGGATAATTTTTTTCATAGATAAATAAAAATAACATGGGGGAGGAAAGGACTTATGAGTAAGATTGTGGCGGTTACAGCTTGTCCGACGGGAATTGCCCATACCTTTATGGCGGCGGAGGGATTAGCCAAAGCGGCTAAGGACATGGGTCACGACATCAAGGTGGAAACGGCCGGTTCGGTAGGAGTGGAAAATGAACTGACGCCGGAAGAAATCAAGGCGGCCGATGTGGTCATCATTGCGGCAGATACCAATCTCTCCACCGAACGGTTTGCCGGTAAACGGCTGTATACCACTTCCACGGCGGCGGCGATTAAAAGCGGTCAGGAAGTGATTACGGCGGCTCTGCAAACGGCTAAGGTGGTTGGCGGGGCTACTCCGGCGGCGCAGACAGCAGGGGTTAAAAAGGAACGGACCGGAGCCTACAAGCATTTGATGACAGGCGTGTCCTACATGCTGCCGTTGGTCGTGGCCGGTGGTCTGTTGATTGCCATTTCATTCGTGTTTGGGATTGAAGCGTTTAAACAGCAGGGTACGCTGGCAGCAGCCCTTATGGATATCGGCGGCGGGGCGGCCTTTGCCCTGATGGTGCCTGTACTGGCCGGTTTCATCGCCTTTTCGATTGCCGACCGTCCGGGCTTGGCGCCTGGCTTGATCGGCGGTATGCTGGCCTCTAAGCTGGGAGCAGGCTTCTTAGGCGGTATCATCGCCGGCTTTATCGCCGGGTATACAGCGGAATTTCTGAAAAAATCCATTCAATTGCCTAAGACACTGGAAGGCCTGAAACCTGTTCTTATCCTTCCGTTACTCTCCAGTGCCATTGTCGGTCTGTTGATGGTCTATGTGATCGGTACACCGGTCAAAGCGATTATGGATACCATGACCGGTGCTTTACAGGGAATGGGAACCACCAACGCTGCGGTATTGGGACTGGTCCTGGGCGCAATGATGGCCTTTGATATGGGTGGTCCGATCAATAAGGCAGCCTATACCTTCGGCGTAGGCTTACTGGGCAGCAACGTATTTGAACCGATGGCCGCCGTTATGGCTGCCGGCATGGTGCCTCCGCTGGGTATCGCCCTGGCAACCTTCCTGAGCAAAGATAAATGGACGGTGGAAGAAAGAGAAGCCGGCAAAGCGGCCGGTGTGCTGGGTATCTCGTTTATTACCGAAGGTGCCATTCCTTTCGCCGCCGGTGACCCGCTCAAGGTTATTCCCTCAATCATGGCCGGTTCGGCCTTGACAGGCGCCCTTTCGATGATGTTTGGCTGCACGCTGCGGGCGCCCCATGGTGGAATCTTCGTTCTACCCATTCCCAATGCCGTTGGCAATCTATCGATGTACATTGTGGCTATACTGGCCGGCACCGTGCTTAGCGCACTGCTGCTCAATATACTCAAAAAAAGCCCGTCCGCGAAATAGGAAAGAAACGGACGATAGCTCATAAGAAGCTTTGTCCTGGTAAGACAGGACCGGCCATATGAAAAAAAGGACCAGGCACTTTTCGGTGCCTGGTCTTTTTTGAAAAACTTAAACCGGTAGTGTGTTTTTCACGAAATACCTCGGTAAAACCATGGTAAACATTACAATCTTACTTAAAGGTCAACTTGATCTAACCTTGAAAATTGCTTTTTCTGTCTTATATTGAGCGAAAGTACGTTTTTCTTTTCCGTATTTGTTGTTTCCAGTTGCAACAGTCGTTTAAATGGAGCATGACATGGCGTGTCGGTGGCATCAGCAATATGCCTGCAACATCCTTTTTACTCCAGAAATCAAGAAGCCAAAGCGAATTTTTCTGATCTGTCACACCACCTATTTGCCTGATTGTAGCAAGACCAGGCGAAGTAACTCGGCGTTTCATATCTGTAGAGGTAAGTGTCTTTACAATATCGCGTGTTCGCTGGCCGACGGTATTCCGATAGGCAATTAACTTATCAATGTTAATCTGCTTACTGAATTCCATAATTTCATCATCTGTCAGAGCGTTCCCTGTATCT encodes:
- the pfkB gene encoding 1-phosphofructokinase yields the protein MKPVISTVTLNAALDHTIYFSRFYPGQLNRVEQDRLDPAGKGINVAKVLKALGHEVTVTGFLGKNNLIHFEKCFAVNDITDRFIKVEGSTRVNMKVVDGSNGEVTEINFSGVTCRPEDLAALEQEIAVLAGQQGVFVFAGSLPQGVPADIYGKYITKLRQAGCRVFLDTSGQAMEEGIKAKPYAIKPNIHELSQMAGRSLDSKEALRQVIDELLAGGIEQVTVSLGSKGAMIASREGMWLAEPPQVEVKSTVGAGDSMVAGLVSGEVRSLPLPDRIRLATATAVAAVMQPGTQACSMTDVEKVMAAVKVTRQ
- a CDS encoding PTS sugar transporter subunit IIA → MKITELLLPECIVLGLEAASKEDVWQALAGKLAAAGAVTDVKQYLADIATRESHGTTGVGFGVAIPHAKSAAVAKPALAMARLTDGVDVASLDGSKADLFFLIASPVSGGDLHLQALSRLARMLMHDSFLSSLRAAKDSADVLAVISEREG
- a CDS encoding fructose-specific PTS transporter subunit EIIC, coding for MSKIVAVTACPTGIAHTFMAAEGLAKAAKDMGHDIKVETAGSVGVENELTPEEIKAADVVIIAADTNLSTERFAGKRLYTTSTAAAIKSGQEVITAALQTAKVVGGATPAAQTAGVKKERTGAYKHLMTGVSYMLPLVVAGGLLIAISFVFGIEAFKQQGTLAAALMDIGGGAAFALMVPVLAGFIAFSIADRPGLAPGLIGGMLASKLGAGFLGGIIAGFIAGYTAEFLKKSIQLPKTLEGLKPVLILPLLSSAIVGLLMVYVIGTPVKAIMDTMTGALQGMGTTNAAVLGLVLGAMMAFDMGGPINKAAYTFGVGLLGSNVFEPMAAVMAAGMVPPLGIALATFLSKDKWTVEEREAGKAAGVLGISFITEGAIPFAAGDPLKVIPSIMAGSALTGALSMMFGCTLRAPHGGIFVLPIPNAVGNLSMYIVAILAGTVLSALLLNILKKSPSAK
- a CDS encoding DinB family protein, encoding MKYFGDGLSELHKELNTIIRKQDKAEYAKRMFLDLHAALHLSTVSGKEKNEVDQLLCDLSPYEYRIMPTAKDETIAWVLWHIARIEDLTMGILVAAGEQLFNAEWKKQLNIPISDTGNALTDDEIMEFSKQINIDKLIAYRNTVGQRTRDIVKTLTSTDMKRRVTSPGLATIRQIGGVTDQKNSLWLLDFWSKKDVAGILLMPPTRHVMLHLNDCCNWKQQIRKRKTYFRSI